A part of Rhopalosiphum maidis isolate BTI-1 chromosome 3, ASM367621v3, whole genome shotgun sequence genomic DNA contains:
- the LOC113555841 gene encoding zinc finger MYM-type protein 1-like: protein MSKNPCPYVHCYAHRLNLVLVDASKHVSAIHNTIGLLEAIYSFQSCSSLRNSLFLESQEDTLKESTLSKKSKEAAEARGLLNQFATFDNLLTIFCLDELLLCINSLSVYLQTKSTDLSKCITLIECTKDQIKSMRTENKFHDLYEKVIKSVEEISGEMSIPVTEKRKKNVSSKLTDYLVTSSIGQNQMDNISEHEIKMKSQYFEIIDNIVMEMNRRFKQTELIEAVEACNPSSKMFLDFNTLIKLPGISTDNQFIEKLRAQCDLGKKMFAADSNSIEAYLSIKSMGALFLQLEVYRRILVIPISSATAERSFSTMRRIKTYNRSTMTGKRLHNLALLSIKREKSEELIQNPDEILNEFASNKLRRLNFSM, encoded by the exons ATGTCTAAAAACCCATGCCCATATGTGCATTGCTATGCACACAGGCTCAATCTTGTTTTAGTAGATGCATCAAAACATGTTTCAGCTATTCATAATACAATTGGTTTATTAGAAGCAATTTATTCATTTCAGTCGTGTTCTTCACTAAgaaacagtttatttttggaatcaCAAGAAGAca CTTTAAAAGAAAGTACTTTgagtaaaaaatcaaaagaagCTGCAGAAGCTAGAGGTTTATTAAACCAATTTGCaacttttgataatttattgacaatattttgtttagatgAACTTCTATTGTGCATAAACTCGTTGTCAgtttatttacaaacaaaatcTACAGATTTAAGTAAGTGCATAACACTTATTGAATGTACAAAAgatcaaataaaaagtatgaGAACCGAAAACAAATTTCatgatttatatgaaaaagtaattaaatctGTAGAAGAAATCAGTGGTGAAATGAGCATCCCAGTTACGGAAAAGAGAAAAAAGAATGTATCATCAAAACTTACAGATTATTTGGTGACAAGTTCTATAGGACAAAATCAAATGGACAACATTTCTGAAcacgaaataaaaatgaaaagccAATACTTTGAAATAATTGACAATATCGTCATGGAAATGAACCGAAGATTTAAGCAAACAGAACTAATTGAAGCAGTGGAAGCCTGTAATCCAAGCtccaaaatgtttttagacTTTAACACACTTATAAAATTGCCAGGAATTTCTAcagataatcaatttattgaaaagttGAGAGCACAATGTGATttgggaaaaaaaatgtttgctgCAGATTCAAATTCTATAGAAGcctatttatcaattaaaagcATGGGAGCATTATTCTTACAGCTAGAAGTGTACAGACGAATTTTAGTTATTCCAATTTCAAGTGCTACAGCTGAAAGGAGTTTTTCTACAATGAGGAgaattaaaacgtataatagaTCGACCATGACCGGAAAACGTTTACACAACCTAGCTCTGCTATCGATTAAACGAGAAAAAAGTGaagaattaatacaaaatccagacgaaattttaaatgaatttgcTAGTAATAAGTTAAGAAGGTTAAATTTTTCCATGTAA
- the LOC113555845 gene encoding uncharacterized protein LOC113555845 — protein sequence MSKHCRGQGYDGAAVMSGVYSSSCPKWALIAFGDKTAITIRLKVLKKVCTTRWEARHSSVSALKERYIEVIKSLTYLSLPSSKADEKHMQLRNDYCSVVENARNLAIKWGIPTDDKEVRQKKAKLFFDEVDGDRRINITQHNFKVKVFLPIVEPIISQLKFRFKGLHNVYISSDLTSQLLSIKEIRSNKNLNSIQALTSFILENNFATSYSEVLGACIIYLTLPVTVATAERSFSKLKIIKNYLRSSIGQERLSNISVLNIDQGRTKDMDIEKIITNFSNMKARRMKFD from the exons atgTCTAAACATTGTCGAGGCCAGGGTTATGATGGTGCTGCAGTGATGAGTGGAGTTTATTC ttctagTTGTCCTAAATGGGCTTTAATTGCATTTGGTGATAAAACTGCTATAACAATCAGACTTAAAGTactaaaaaaagtttgtaCTACTCGCTGGGAGGCTAGGCATTCATCAGTATCGGCATTAAAAGAAAGGTATATCGaagttataaaatcattaacatACTTAAGTTTACCAAGTAGTAAAGCTGATGAAAAACATATg CAACTAAGAAATGACTACTGTAGTGTAGTTGAAAATGCAAGAAACTTGGCAATTAAATGGGGTATTCCAACAGATGACAAAGAGGTTCGCcaaaaaaaagcaaaactGTTTTTTGATGAAGTAGATGGTGACAGAAggataaatattacacaacataattttaaagttaaagtatttttaccaATTGTTGAACCAATAATAAGTCAACTTAAATTTCGTTTTAAAGGCTTACATAATGTTT ATATAAGTTCTGATTTAACAAGTCAACTGCTATCAATCAAAGAAATtagaagtaataaaaatttaaatagtatccAAGCACTGACCTCGTTTATTCTTGAAAATAACTTTGCTACAAGTTATTCTGAAGTATTAGGagcatgtataatttatttgacattGCCGGTTACGGTTGCAACCGCAGAAAGAtctttttcaaaacttaagataataaaaaactacttAAGGAGCTCAATTGGACAAGAGCGGCTGTCtaatatttcagttttaaatatcGATCAGGGTCGTACAAAAGATAtggatatagaaaaaattattacaaatttttcaaacatgAAAGCAAGAAGAATGAAATttgattga